One Acidobacteriota bacterium DNA window includes the following coding sequences:
- a CDS encoding FAD-binding oxidoreductase gives MSNSDGTAGCRDLIADLAAAVGAQHTRTDEDVLAPLLVDERRRYHGHALAVVRPADTAEVATVVRLCAAAGVAVVPQGGNTGLCGGATPLREVPSVILSLRRMREVRDIDRLGRSITVGAGATVS, from the coding sequence ATGTCCAACTCCGACGGGACCGCCGGTTGTCGTGACCTGATCGCCGACCTCGCCGCCGCAGTGGGTGCCCAGCACACGCGGACCGACGAGGACGTCCTGGCGCCGTTGCTCGTCGACGAACGCCGGCGTTACCACGGCCACGCCTTGGCGGTGGTCCGCCCCGCCGACACCGCCGAGGTGGCGACGGTGGTGCGCCTCTGCGCCGCGGCTGGCGTCGCCGTGGTTCCCCAAGGCGGCAACACGGGGCTCTGCGGCGGGGCGACGCCGCTGCGCGAGGTGCCCTCGGTGATCCTCAGCCTGCGGCGCATGCGGGAGGTGCGCGACATCGACCGCCTGGGGCGCAGCATCACCGTCGGCGCCGGCGCCACGGTGTCTGA
- a CDS encoding MFS transporter, whose translation MRENPPGPSVEPHPRRWLILAVLCSSMVMVFTNLGSMNIALPTMQTALGASGSDLQWITDAQILTFACLLLPLGALGDRRGRKGVLLAGIVIFGAASGLAAYATTAGQVIVYRAVMGVGAALVMPATLSIGAALFPPSDRAKAVAAWSAAAGLSGMLGPVVGGVLLRHFWWGSAFLFTVPVAGAVVVLAAWLVPTSRDEEQRPLDAVGSALSIVALGCLLFGIIEGPELGWRDPWVIGGFGAAAVGLWAYARWGRRVRYPMLDPAYFGNRVFTLGAVSAVATFCALYGTVFILTQFFQFAQGHSPLAAGVRMLPVSAVVFLIAPRIPALIARSGTRSSLSAGLLISTAGMAIMGTVRTLSPYWLAAVGLSVLGVGLAVTMPTAAHAIVSSLPPHKSGVGSALNDTTRETGGAVGIALLGSLLSVGYRQGVSGRLGDLPAATAEAASDSIGGAVGAGADLPAAAAERLLVVAADAFDRGAALAAWAAAALLLFTAVIVHRTYPKNRAASGHATPAGVGAGSLRGQPTAPSGEIIHFVPPAVLPAEADATTRDT comes from the coding sequence ATGCGCGAGAACCCCCCGGGGCCCTCCGTCGAACCTCACCCCCGGCGCTGGCTGATCCTCGCCGTGCTGTGCTCGTCAATGGTGATGGTCTTCACCAACCTCGGCTCGATGAACATCGCCTTGCCGACCATGCAGACGGCGCTTGGCGCCAGCGGCTCGGATCTGCAATGGATCACCGACGCCCAGATCCTGACCTTCGCCTGCCTGCTGCTGCCGCTGGGCGCCCTCGGCGACCGCCGGGGTCGAAAGGGCGTGCTGCTCGCCGGGATCGTGATCTTCGGTGCGGCCAGCGGGCTGGCGGCCTACGCGACGACCGCCGGGCAGGTGATCGTCTACCGAGCCGTCATGGGGGTTGGCGCCGCCCTGGTCATGCCGGCGACGCTGTCGATCGGCGCGGCGCTCTTCCCGCCGTCGGATCGGGCCAAGGCGGTCGCTGCCTGGTCGGCGGCCGCCGGCCTGAGCGGGATGCTCGGGCCCGTCGTCGGCGGTGTCCTGCTCCGGCACTTCTGGTGGGGGTCGGCCTTCCTGTTCACCGTTCCCGTGGCCGGAGCCGTCGTGGTGCTGGCTGCCTGGCTTGTGCCGACGTCCCGCGACGAGGAGCAGCGGCCGCTGGACGCTGTCGGATCGGCACTGTCGATCGTGGCGCTCGGCTGCCTGCTGTTCGGGATCATCGAAGGCCCCGAACTGGGATGGCGAGACCCCTGGGTAATCGGAGGCTTCGGCGCCGCGGCGGTGGGGCTCTGGGCCTACGCCCGCTGGGGGCGCCGGGTCCGGTACCCGATGCTCGACCCGGCCTACTTCGGCAATCGGGTCTTCACCCTCGGAGCCGTCTCCGCGGTCGCCACCTTCTGCGCCCTGTACGGAACCGTGTTCATCCTCACCCAGTTCTTCCAGTTTGCGCAGGGCCACTCGCCGCTCGCAGCAGGAGTCCGGATGCTGCCCGTCTCGGCGGTGGTGTTCCTGATCGCGCCCCGCATCCCGGCCCTGATCGCCCGGTCCGGCACGCGGTCCAGTCTCAGCGCGGGGCTGCTGATCAGCACCGCCGGGATGGCGATCATGGGGACGGTCAGGACGCTGTCGCCGTATTGGCTTGCTGCGGTGGGCCTCTCGGTGTTGGGCGTCGGGCTGGCGGTGACCATGCCGACCGCCGCGCACGCCATCGTCAGTTCACTCCCGCCGCACAAGTCCGGCGTCGGCTCGGCCCTCAACGACACGACTCGCGAGACGGGCGGGGCCGTCGGCATCGCGCTGTTGGGATCGCTGCTGTCGGTCGGCTACCGGCAGGGTGTCTCCGGAAGGCTGGGCGACCTGCCAGCGGCAACGGCCGAGGCTGCATCCGACTCGATCGGCGGCGCGGTCGGCGCTGGCGCCGATCTGCCTGCGGCGGCGGCCGAACGGCTGCTGGTCGTTGCCGCTGACGCGTTCGACCGCGGAGCGGCCTTGGCAGCCTGGGCGGCGGCCGCTCTGCTGCTCTTTACCGCTGTCATCGTCCACCGGACGTACCCGAAGAACCGCGCCGCCAGCGGCCACGCCACGCCGGCGGGGGTGGGCGCGGGGAGCCTCCGAGGTCAGCCGACGGCTCCGTCCGGCGAGATCATCCATTTCGTTCCTCCTGCGGTCCTGCCGGCGGAGGCGGACGCAACCACCAGGGACACCTAA
- a CDS encoding methionine synthase (catalyzes the formation of methionine from L-homocysteine and S-adenosyl-L-methionine) yields MAAMTGAGDVFAEFFETKGYVVADGAMGTRLFALGLTTGDAPERFNLLKPGRIRDVHRSHLRAGADLVLTNSFGANGARLRLHNLDGRTLELNESAARIAREAAEAECRRDARTVLVAGSMGPTGELLEPLGAMTAADCEQVFATQAEGLAQGGTDLLWVETMSDLSEAEAAVRGARRACNLPVAVTMSFDTAGHTMMGVSATATAERLGGLNLAALGANCGNNIADTEAAALEIAAALPGTPVISKPNAGIPYWSGDTFHYTGTSEMLSAHAHRAHQGGARIIGACCGSTPAHIAAIAAALAGDHRS; encoded by the coding sequence GTGGCGGCGATGACCGGCGCGGGCGACGTGTTCGCCGAGTTCTTCGAGACGAAGGGATACGTCGTGGCCGACGGCGCCATGGGGACGCGGCTGTTCGCCCTGGGGCTGACCACCGGCGACGCGCCCGAGCGCTTCAACCTGTTGAAGCCGGGGCGGATCCGCGACGTGCACCGCAGCCACCTGCGGGCCGGCGCCGACTTGGTGCTGACCAACAGCTTCGGCGCCAACGGCGCCCGGCTGCGGCTGCACAACCTCGACGGGCGCACCCTGGAGTTGAACGAGTCCGCCGCCCGCATCGCCCGCGAGGCCGCCGAGGCCGAGTGCCGCCGAGACGCCCGGACCGTTCTGGTGGCCGGTTCGATGGGGCCGACCGGCGAACTGCTGGAACCGCTGGGCGCCATGACCGCCGCCGACTGCGAGCAAGTCTTCGCCACCCAAGCCGAGGGTCTGGCGCAGGGCGGCACCGACCTGCTGTGGGTCGAGACGATGAGCGACCTCTCCGAGGCGGAGGCCGCGGTGCGGGGCGCCCGAAGAGCGTGCAACCTGCCGGTGGCTGTGACGATGAGCTTCGACACCGCCGGGCACACGATGATGGGCGTCAGCGCCACCGCGACGGCCGAACGCCTCGGCGGCCTGAACCTGGCCGCGCTCGGTGCCAACTGCGGCAACAACATCGCCGACACTGAGGCCGCCGCCCTGGAAATCGCCGCCGCGCTCCCCGGCACCCCGGTGATCTCCAAACCCAACGCCGGCATCCCCTACTGGAGCGGCGACACCTTCCACTACACCGGCACCTCCGAGATGCTGTCGGCCCACGCCCACCGGGCACACCAAGGCGGTGCACGGATCATCGGCGCCTGCTGCGGCAGCACCCCCGCCCACATCGCCGCCATCGCGGCGGCGCTGGCGGGCGACCACCGCTCCTGA